A window of Proteiniborus sp. DW1 contains these coding sequences:
- a CDS encoding IreB family regulatory phosphoprotein, producing MNSFNQTMKFSVSKDNKSEAEEILFSVYEALEEKGYNPINQIIGYILSGDPTYITSHNNARTLVRKLERDELLEEILKKYLGKNS from the coding sequence ATGAACAGTTTTAATCAAACAATGAAATTCAGTGTTTCAAAGGATAATAAAAGTGAGGCTGAAGAGATATTGTTTTCAGTTTATGAAGCATTAGAAGAAAAAGGTTATAATCCAATTAACCAAATAATAGGCTACATATTATCTGGAGATCCTACTTATATAACTAGCCATAATAATGCAAGAACTTTAGTTAGAAAATTGGAAAGAGATGAACTTTTAGAAGAAATTCTTAAAAAGTATTTAGGAAAAAATAGCTAG